One Misgurnus anguillicaudatus chromosome 20, ASM2758022v2, whole genome shotgun sequence DNA segment encodes these proteins:
- the LOC129455459 gene encoding uncharacterized protein, with translation MCPGYFLGFLVALLSAYVSCLGSYEGNMPTTNVHSVSAHTFPEIVPEVKRVGNWIGSATYSSVLPDRETHRLHASFQKERPFEGSDTKYDSKDCQTRAESDNQDNIMNLKPPASVPNYPLLGFGKPSSQYASRSATDVFKNVQPVSQMAYTSSQGGSTFRGTPQVLGSKSFNPTKVGSGYEMPKFSTVGSSKIFAVQAPKHAYDHMTLKPQDTEDAQSTYVSSQMLHQRGYSQESRSSGNIQASSSTYGPILMGAPVHSGGPKYTNTKPSIVSSGPIFVYRSGESTQGQGSYSTHQSSVKPSNVDSNQYVTSQSTQTSNAALNVDSQPNKLLNVPVYYSTRGGQSGAGLKPPKQSANCRDNFGQDSIVSSGEIRLRDPEGAERSNSLPHVQSREDVWQPRKPQTYHIGGPPQTGSPLYSVSGSKPNQIFRQMHPTRSGVQLNVAQSSIASSGEIGMMHANVQSRTQSNNPQIASKPHPIFPERKVTFPPGQSALQHQLYEARQNTRSVQPATGTYASPPQGAYQVLSSLKGTPYKPGTVPSKPWVASRVSAPKPSISDSNEINAVRVRHNKLPISSFGNLQNQWASGEGVGGSSAYSGAPQSVSPSSYLGQRRGQNVQAPVLSSVPQYQSSKGVQIQSSAIQNLGSTTHDTTIPNEFGKGVIRRISPTIFSSYKPAPQNQDQRAYTSTSGCEVTQNHPSGLGQQGPVKFQGVKPFSSTSSSQRLQ, from the exons atgtgtcCTGGATACTTTTTGGG ATTTCTAGTTGCCCTGTTATCTGCTTATGTAAGTTGTTTGGGGAGTTATGAAG GAAACATGCCAACCACTAATGTGCACAGTGTTTCAGCACATACTTTCCCAGAAATTGTTCCTGAGGTGAAACGAGTTGGAAATTGGATTGGCTCTGCTACCTACAGCTCTGTTCTACCCGACCGAGAAACTCATAGACTTCATGCTAGTTTTCAGAAAGAGAGACCGTTTGAGGGATCTGATACAAAATATGATTCAAAGGATTGTCAAACTCGTGCTGAAAGTGACAATCAAGACAACATTATGAATCTTAAGCCCCCTGCATCTGTTCCAAACTATCCTTTGTTAGGTTTTGGTAAACCTTCTTCTCAGTATGCGTCTCGTTCAGCTACTGATGTCTTCAAGAATGTCCAGCCTGTTAGTCAGATGGCTTATACTTCATCTCAGGGAGGATCCACTTTTAGAGGAACCCCACAAGTTCTTGGTTCAAAAAGCTTTAATCCGACTAAAGTTGGGTCTGGCTATGAAATGCCTAAATTTTCAACTGTTGGATCTAGCAAGATCTTTGCAGTGCAAGCTCCAAAACATGCATATGACCATATGACATTGAAGCCTCAGGATACTGAAGATGCCCAATCTACTTATGTTTCAAGTCAGATGTTACATCAACGTGGATATTCTCAAGAAAGCCGGAGCAGTGGGAACATCCAGGCATCCAGTAGCACATATGGTCCAATCTTAATGGGAGCTCCTGTGCATTCAGGTGGGCCTAAATATACGAACACTAAGCCTTCGATTGTTAGCTCTGGGCCAATTTTTGTATATCGGAGTGGTGAAAGTACCCAAGGTCAAGGGAGCTACAGTACGCATCAAAGTTCTGTGAAACCCAGCAATGTTGACTCCAATCAATATGTGACCTCTCAATCCACTCAGACCTCCAATGCTGCCCTGAATGTTGACAGTCAACCTAATAAGTTACTGAATGTACCGGTTTACTATTCCACGAGGGGTGGTCAATCTGGTGCTGGGCTGAAGCCCCCAAAACAGTCTGCAAACTGTAGAGACAATTTTGGTCAAGATTCAATTGTGAGTTCTGGTGAGATTCGTTTAAGGGACCCGGAAGGTGCTGAAAGAAGCAATTCACTTCCTCACGTTCAGTCTCGTGAAGATGTTTGGCAACCCAGAAAACCTCAGACCTACCATATTGGTGGCCCACCCCAGACTGGATCTCCTCTCTATTCTGTGAGTGGAAGTAAACCCAATCAAATATTTAGGCAAATGCACCCCACCCGAAGTGGGGTTCAGCTTAATGTGGCACAATCCTCTATTGCCAGTTCTGGGGAGATTGGTATGATGCATGCAAATGTTCAAAGTAGAACGCAATCCAATAATCCGCAAATTGCTTCAAAACCACATCCTATCTTTCCAGAGCGTAAAGTAACATTTCCACCTGGTCAGTCAGCACTACAACACCAGCTTTATGAAGCTAGACAAAATACCAGGAGTGTCCAGCCAGCTACTGGCACTTATGCCAGCCCACCCCAGGGTGCTTATCAGGTCTTATCATCTTTAAAGGGAACACCATACAAACCAGGAACGGTACCTTCAAAACCTTGGGTCGCATCAAGAGTTAGTGCCCCTAAACCCTCCATTTCTGACTCTAATGAGATCAATGCAGTACGTGTGAGACATAATAAATTGCCCATAAGCAGCTTTGGTAACTTACAGAACCAATGGGCTTCTGGAGAAGGTGTTGGTGGTTCATCTGCTTACAGCGGTGCTCCCCAAAGTGTATCACCTTCAAGTTACCTGGGTCAGAGGCGAGGGCAAAATGTACAGGCACCTGTTCTGTCTTCAGTACCTCAGTATCAAAGTTCCAAAGGAGTCCAAATCCAATCGTCTGCTATCCAAAATTTAGGTTCCACTACACATGACACCACAATTCCAAATGAGTTTGGCAAAGGTGTCATCCGAAGGATTTCTCCTACAATTTTCAGCAGCTATAAACCAG CTCCACAAAATCAAGATCAGAGAGCGTATACCTCTACCTCCGGATGTGAAGTGACCCAAAATCACCCCTCGGGTCTCGGTCAACAGGGCCCAGTCAAGTTTCAGGGAGTGAAACCCTTTTCATCTACGAGCAGTTCCCAGCGTTTGCAGTAA